A portion of the Ricinus communis isolate WT05 ecotype wild-type chromosome 10, ASM1957865v1, whole genome shotgun sequence genome contains these proteins:
- the LOC8273730 gene encoding uncharacterized protein LOC8273730, with product MDLERCSVSSSSSSFSSSSASSSAEVEVDRMVRIEMEAAEALADLAHLAMKESGSGDSSTAGGGRWGSKGKRGKKRVKSESPPLDPFTKPVLDSLTNCLDPAPDPAPVDQQHDEPLCSDTVIKAAKVEQDADIPKPSPVSVKNHPSYGGGRSRQNLTEAEKEERRLRRILANRESARQTIRRRQALCEELTRKAADLAWENENLKREKESVLKEFQSLESRNKYLKAQMAKLIKTEVEDSPADLKSAHVDNSLAPATNCSLLLYNQHPFSSLCWPSIIQSSNSVQSHLGPQSTIMIPSSISMPPNGKLDSSQQPQENPMITNGPRIPLYIVSCPWFFPVPEHANGLHPLPSFGLQHKQDGTSVNNQCSRTSSAKATALMQNQFSSASEKVNSEDGNPAINDLNETPVGVPPEGGGHSAAPNHKETVVAPVMLSSVTPTVAVKNETGTRSESVPHTDGICTTSKQLISALPGKNRDPFKFLSKNLVDAAAAAVARRRRKELTKLKNLHGRQCRMNC from the exons ATGGATTTAGAGAGATGCTCTGTTTCGAGttcatcatcatctttttcttcttcgtCGGCGAGTTCGTCTGCGGAGGTGGAAGTGGATCGGATGGTGAGGATAGAGATGGAGGCGGCGGAGGCGCTGGCGGATTTAGCTCATTTAGCTATGAAAGAGAGTGGAAGCGGGGATTCTTCTACTGCTGGTGGTGGTAGATGGGGAAGTAAAGGAAAACGAGGTAAAAAACGAGTCAAGAGCGAGTCGCCTCCGCTTGACCCGTTTACTAAACCGGTTCTTGACTCGCTCACTAACTGCCTGGATCCTGCCCCG GATCCAGCACCTGTGGATCAGCAACATGATGAACCACTATGTAGTGATACAGTAATAAAAGCTGCAAAGGTTGAGCAAGATGCGGATATTCCTAAACCAAGTCCTGTCTCTGTGAAAAATCACCCATCATATGGTGGTGGCAGGTCGAGACAAAATTTAACCGAG GCAGAAAAAGAGGAACGGAGACTGCGTAGGATATTGGCAAACAGAGAATCAGCTAGACAAACTATTCGACGTAGACAG GCTCTATGTGAGGAGTTAACCAGGAAAGCTGCTGATCTAGCATGGGAAAATGAAAACTTAAAGAGG GAGAAAGAATCAGTTTTAAAAGAGTTTCAGTCTTTGGAGTCCAGAAATAAGTATTTGAAGGCACAG ATGGCTAAGTTAATAAAAACTGAGGTGGAGGATTCCCCAGCAGACCTTAAGTCAGCCCATGTTGACAACTCTCTTGCCCCAGCTACAAACTGCTCATTGCTGTTATATAACCAACATCCATTTTCATCACTTTGCTGGCCTTCCATCATTCAGTCTTCAAATTCTGTCCAATCACATCTTGGGCCTCAAAGTACCATTATGATTCCATCAAGCATTTCCATGCCACCCAATGGAAAGCTTGATTCATCTCAGCAGCCACAAGAAAACCCCATGATTACCAATGGACCAAGAATTCCATTATATATAGTGTCATGTCCTTGGTTCTTTCCAGTTCCTGAGCATGCGAATGGACTCCACCCTCTGCCCTCCTTTGGCTTGCAACACAAACAAGATGGAACTTCTGTAAATAATCAATGTAGTAGAACTTCATCTGCAAAAGCTACTGCACTTATGCAGAACCAGTTTTCCTCTGCGTCTGAAAAAGTTAACTCAGAAGATGGTAATCCAGCAATTAATGATCTTAACGAGACACCAGTGGGAGTCCCCCCAGAAGGAGGCGGTCACTCCGCAGCACCCAACCATAAAGAAACAGTTGTTGCTCCTGTAATGCTTAGTTCTGTTACACCTACAGTTGCTGTTAAAAATGAGACTGGGACTCGATCAGAATCTGTTCCACATACTGATGGCATTTGTACAACATCTAAGCAACTAATAAGTGCTTTACCGGGAAAGAATCGAGATCCATTCAAGTTCCTAAGTAAGAATCTAGTGGATGCAGCGGCTGCAGCAGTGGCAAGAAGGAGGAGGAAGGAACTTACAAAACTTAAGAACCTCCATGGGCGCCAATGTCGGATGAACTGCTGA